A stretch of Colletotrichum lupini chromosome 2, complete sequence DNA encodes these proteins:
- a CDS encoding carbonic anhydrase — MQAKVPSGGELLGRSKHTPILCPALISTYTNIPRTMKSSLLLPFVTLASAICHHRTSLYRRSHGGIAARSEDGLVEVAKFGYDDLTGPLNWHGHNNQSSKCATGAWQSPINLNDTSATLVAGTSLIFDVPNLPHGAVFENLGSTLEVVAENGTLTRRGRKFHLRQFHFHTPSEHRVDSEYFPMEVHFVFEADEQQLKNSTGPSNSVVGFLIEVDNSAPSPFLANVFAHLDEVKEPGSHAETEELDFGELKRLLEGSDVYQYDGSLTTPPCTEGIAWNVVAEPLRVDDVTYRAAKKVMKFNSRYTQNVPGQKNLLENSRVMLNAMSP; from the exons ATGCAGGCCAAAGTGCCGTCTGGAGGCGAACTCCTTGGCCGCAGCAAGCACACT CCCATTCTCTGTCCTGCCCTTATTTCGACTTACACCAACATACCAAGAACCATGAAGtcctccctcctcctccccttcGTGACCCTGGCCTCGGCCATCTGCCACCACCGCACATCGCTCTACCGCCGAAGCCACGGCGGCATTGCGGCCCGCAGCGAGGACGGCCTGGTCGAGGTCGCAAAGTTCGGCTACGACGACCTCACGGGTCCCCTCAACTGGCACGGCCACAACAACCAGTCGTCCAAGTGCGCCACGGGCGCCTGGCAAAGCCCCATCAACCTGAACGATACCTCGGCGACGCTCGTCGCCGGCACGAGCTTGATATTTGACGTGCCTAACCTGCCTCACGGCGCCGTCTTTGAGAATCTGGGTAGCACGCTTGAGGTCGTGGCTGAGAACGGCACGCTGACGAGGCGCGGACGCAAGTTTCATCTGAGGCAGTTCCATTTCCATACGCCTAGTGAGCATAGGGTCGATAGCGAGTACTTCCCCATGGAGGTCCATTTTGTGTTCGAGGCCGATGAGCAGCAGCTGAAGA ACTCCACCGGCCCCAGCAACTCCGTCGTGGGGTTCCTCATCGAAGTCGATAACAGCGCGCCCTCGCCCTTCCTGGCCAACGTCTTTGCCCACctcgacgaggttaaggaGCCGGGCTCGCACGCCGAGACCGAAGAGCTGGACTTTGGCGAGCTAAAACGCCTCTTGGAAGGATCAGACGTCTACCAGTACGACGGCTCCCTCACGACGCCGCCGTGCACCGAGGGTATCGCGTGGAACGTCGTGGCGGAGCCGTTGAGGGTCGACGACGTGACGTACCGCGCTGCTAAGAAGGTGATGAAGTTCAACTCGCGGTATACGCAGAACGTGCCCGGGCAGAAGAACTTGTTGGAGAACTCGAGAGTTATGCTTAATGCCATGTCACCGTGA
- a CDS encoding dihydrouridine synthase, with protein MSLEKPQFEILEGFLKLWRLRTSQTTRFARFLTSTRSMATTTEAPTAGLEAGASTAAVTRPKLHGRAFYESIGSPKYILAPMVDQSEFAWRMLSRSFIPASEQKNLVAYTPMFHARLYKDTENYRQCHFQAVRPDDSNDATGTAATPTNPTPTTKPWLDGNPAIDRPLFVQFCANDPDALLGAALKVAPYCDAVDLNLGCPQGIAKKGKYGAFLQEDQDLIFKLINTLHKNLPIPVTAKIRVLDTRAATLAYARNVLAAGASILTVHGRLREQKGHLTGLADWETIRWLRGQLPPETVLFANGNILQHSDLQRALDATGADGVMSAEGNLSDPAIFSRPPDPGTETREYWRGKDGKGGYRVDAVMRRYMDILHKYAAGQDPPSRRPLFVFGDDTAWMEEMDRAEAEQDEPERKKRRRDVTNGPKSAKSRALSPNYSAMQPHMFHLLRHFVSKHTDVRDLLARSRAGDLEAYERILSMVERKVAEGLIEYEARGAEMFAGDEVLGPEADAAEVVEEDGESSRGAVKRCKRPWWVVQPIIRPLPKEAMAKGAVSLSKKDKAKLKAAGNGEAAKEEGKEEEVKQNGEKEDQSVQEKVLETDDKLLAG; from the exons ATGAGCCTTGAGAAGCCGCAGT TCGAAATTCTGGAGGGGTTTCTCAAGCTCTGGAGGCTCCGGACGTCTCAGACAACCCGGTTCGCCCGATTCTTGACCTCGACGAGAAGCATGGCGACAACGACAGAGGCCCCGACCGCGGGGCTTGAGGCCGGAGCATCGACAGCGGCCGTGACCAGACCGAAGCTACACGGGCGGGCATTCTATGAGAGCATCGGAAGTCCAAAGTACATTCTCGCACCCATGGTGGATCAATCTGAATTT GCATGGCGAATGCTGAGCCGGTCGTTCATCCCAGCGTCCGAGCAGAAGAACCTGGTGGCCTACACACCCATGTTCCATGCGCGATTGTACAAAGACACGGAAAACTACCGCCAGTGCCATTTCCAGGCGGTCAGACCCGACGACTCGAACGATGCGACTGGCACTGCTGCGACTCCGACGAACCCGACTCCGACGACCAAGCCCTGGCTCGACGGCAACCCCGCCATCGACAGACCTCTGTTTGTGCAATTCTGCGCAAACGACCCCGACGCCCTCCTCGGCGCCGCCCTCAAGGTCGCGCCCTACTGCGACGCCGTGGACCTGAACCTGGGATGCCCGCAAGGCATCGCCAAGAAGGGAAAATACGGCGCCTTCTTGCAGGAGGATCAGGACCTCATCTTCAAGCTCATCAACACCCTGCACAAGAACCTGCCCATACCCGTGACAGCCAAGATCAGGGTCCTTGACACTAGGGCCGCGACGCTGGCGTACGCACGCAACGTGCTCGCGGCGGGCGCGTCCATCCTCACGGTCCACGGCCGGCTGCGCGAGCAAAAGGGACATCTGACGGGCCTGGCGGACTGGGAGACCATCCGGTGGTTGCGGGGTCAGCTGCCGCCCGAGACGGTGCTGTTCGCGAACGGAAATATACTGCAGCACAGTGACTTGCAGCGCGCGCTGGACGCCACGGGCGCGGATGGCGTGATGAGCGCCGAGGGGAACCTGAGTGACCCCGCCATCTTCAGCCGGCCGCCGGACCCGGGGACTGAGACGAGGGAGTACTGGCGCGGCAAGGACGGGAAGGGAGGGTACCGCGTCGACGCGGTGATGAGGCGGTACATGGATATCCTACACAAGTACGCCGCGGGCCAGGACCCACCCTCGCGGCGTCCGTTGTTTGTATTCGGTGACGACACGGCGTGGATGGAGGAGATGGATCGCGCGGAGGCGGAGCAGGACGAGCCGGagcggaagaagaggaggcgaGACGTGACCAACGGGCCCAAATCTGCCAAGAGCCGGGCGCTGAGCCCGAATTACTCGGCGATGCAGCCGCACATGTTTCACCTGCTACGGCACTTCGTATCGAAGCACACTGACGTGCGGGACTTGTTGGCGCGGAGCCGGGCGGGCGATTTGGAGGCGTACGAGAGGATCTTGAGCATGGTTGAGCGCAAGGTTGCCGAGGGGTTGATTGAGTATGAGGCCCGGGGCGCGGAGATGTTTGCGGGTGACGAGGTGCTGGGTCCGGAGGCCGATGCGGCAGAGGTTGTGGAGGAGGATGGGGAGAGTTCGAGGGGCGCGGTGAAGCGGTGTAAGAGGCCTTGGTGGGTTGTGCAGCCGATTATCCGGCCTTTGCCCAAGGAGGCTATGGCGAAGGGGGCGGTGTCGTTGAGTAAGAAGGATAAGGCCAAGTTGAAGGCTGCTGGGAATGGGGAGGCGGCAAAGGAGGAGggcaaggaggaggaggtgaaGCAGAATGGGGAGAAGGAGGATCAGAGTGTTCAGGAAAAGGTTCTTGAGACTGATGATAAGTTGCTTGCCGGTTGA